The proteins below are encoded in one region of Ostrea edulis chromosome 3, xbOstEdul1.1, whole genome shotgun sequence:
- the LOC125675663 gene encoding transcription cofactor vestigial-like protein 2 isoform X2 — MFRVRKKFGTSGLATEHHHIAPGGSYSHSSVPLCTGNDRHEDLVGDPECQPKSSHYLNPNCVLLSYFSGDTSAVVDEHFTRALSQPSSFNLDRNFSSNSFTVKSKAEKPLMCQRKFPPSFWNSAYKPTAPQLGTGTNFDYSRDPYFPTSWYSLQNNWPYRLPSHSHADLSGSLPYSSFDAPGKFGSTYQSLMFPGSYDTRQSKFDFAKNMESLAGTSGYYGLSRLGMDFSSKGNVDPPVSGLEYQLQTARRELCW; from the exons ATGTTTCGGGTTAGAAAG AAGTTTGGTACGTCAGGCTTGGCGACAGAGCACCATCATATAGCACCCGGTGGATCCTACTCACATAGCTCAGTACCACTTTGTACAGGAAACGATAGACACGAAGATTTAGTGGGGGATCCAGAGTGCCAGCCAAAGTCCTCCCACTACCTCAACCCCAACTGTGTCCTCTTAAGCTATTTTTCCGGGGACACATCGGCCGTAGTGGATGAACACTTTACTCGGGCGCTCAGTCAACCAAGCAGCTTTAATCTGGACCGAAATTTTAGCAGTAATTCATTTACTGTTAAATCCAAAGCAG AAAAACCTTTGATGTGCCAACGAAAGTTTCCTCCGTCATTTTGGAACAGTGCTTACAAACCCACGGCACCACAATTAGGGAccggtactaattttgactactcACGTGATCCCTATTTTCCTACATCCTGGTACTCACTTCAAAATAACTGGCCATACAGACTCCCATCCCACAGCCACGCCGACCTGAGTGGATCGCTTCCGTACTCCTCGTTTGATGCCCCGGGAAAGTTTGGATCCACCTACCAATCATTAATGTTTCCTGGAAGTTATGACACAAGACAATCTAAATTTGACTTTGCTAAAAATATGGAATCTCTAGCGGGAACAAGTGGGTATTATGGATTGTCCAGATTAGGAATGGATTTTTCTTCCAAAGGAAACGTGGATCCGCCTGTCAGTG GGCTGGAATACCAACTACAGACGGCCAGACGCGAGTTGTGTTGGTGA
- the LOC125675663 gene encoding transcription cofactor vestigial-like protein 2 isoform X1, whose product MTSCDTMYQFYNPYFSHKTPSSDFAKFGTSGLATEHHHIAPGGSYSHSSVPLCTGNDRHEDLVGDPECQPKSSHYLNPNCVLLSYFSGDTSAVVDEHFTRALSQPSSFNLDRNFSSNSFTVKSKAEKPLMCQRKFPPSFWNSAYKPTAPQLGTGTNFDYSRDPYFPTSWYSLQNNWPYRLPSHSHADLSGSLPYSSFDAPGKFGSTYQSLMFPGSYDTRQSKFDFAKNMESLAGTSGYYGLSRLGMDFSSKGNVDPPVSGLEYQLQTARRELCW is encoded by the exons ATGACATCCTGTGATACGATGTATCAATTCTATAACCCGTATTTCTCGCATAAAACACCGTCAAGCGATTTTGCG AAGTTTGGTACGTCAGGCTTGGCGACAGAGCACCATCATATAGCACCCGGTGGATCCTACTCACATAGCTCAGTACCACTTTGTACAGGAAACGATAGACACGAAGATTTAGTGGGGGATCCAGAGTGCCAGCCAAAGTCCTCCCACTACCTCAACCCCAACTGTGTCCTCTTAAGCTATTTTTCCGGGGACACATCGGCCGTAGTGGATGAACACTTTACTCGGGCGCTCAGTCAACCAAGCAGCTTTAATCTGGACCGAAATTTTAGCAGTAATTCATTTACTGTTAAATCCAAAGCAG AAAAACCTTTGATGTGCCAACGAAAGTTTCCTCCGTCATTTTGGAACAGTGCTTACAAACCCACGGCACCACAATTAGGGAccggtactaattttgactactcACGTGATCCCTATTTTCCTACATCCTGGTACTCACTTCAAAATAACTGGCCATACAGACTCCCATCCCACAGCCACGCCGACCTGAGTGGATCGCTTCCGTACTCCTCGTTTGATGCCCCGGGAAAGTTTGGATCCACCTACCAATCATTAATGTTTCCTGGAAGTTATGACACAAGACAATCTAAATTTGACTTTGCTAAAAATATGGAATCTCTAGCGGGAACAAGTGGGTATTATGGATTGTCCAGATTAGGAATGGATTTTTCTTCCAAAGGAAACGTGGATCCGCCTGTCAGTG GGCTGGAATACCAACTACAGACGGCCAGACGCGAGTTGTGTTGGTGA